The following is a genomic window from Cryptococcus neoformans var. neoformans B-3501A chromosome 12, whole genome shotgun sequence.
CGGAGCCCAGAAGCATGATGGTTATTGCTGGCTGTTGACGAGGGTGAGAGCCCATGACTCATGACTCAAGGCTGAGGGCTCAAGGCATATCTCATGGATTGTGGAGGATGTTACATATTCAATCGTGGCGTTTGGCAGCAGAGGAATGGGCGAAAGCGCAGACGTTAAAGGCGCAAAGCTAATATTACAACTCCTCGCTCAAGCCGGCAATCGTGGCAGTTGTGCAGAATGGTGCTGCAAATGCAGCATTGCGGGTCTTACGATATTTCGTTATTGCTTCTGAAACGATCATTCCTGCCCCACCCAATCAGCAGCAATCGCCTGATGAAACATTCTCTAGGTACCATCAGTCCGGTCAGCCGCTACTACGACGAACCTTTCGGATGGGCTTGGTCTGGACCATCGGTCACCgcctctttcttttccgcACACCCTCCCGTGGCACGgactcttccccttcagCCTCACGTCAGCGTCTCGTCAGTCCCAAGTGGTACCAGAAATATGGAGGTGCctgatgctgatgaatcATACTCAGTAACTGATGTATCTATCGGAAGCATTTCAGGCCTTGATGACTCTTGATgtgtttcttcttcctctgcccaCCTACAACGTCGACTAGAGGTATAGACGTGAGCAGTACTGACAGAGTGGATGCTTATCGCCGTGCAGCCGTCTTCGCGGTCCGCGTCCGTGGGCTGTCGTTAAAAGACCAACCTCTCCTCATCCGGATTTCCATGCTCCCAAGGCCCAAGATGAAGTGCAGTAGAGAGGCAATGGTATCTAGCTTCCTACAGCTGAGAGACAAGGAACGAGGGGGTGAAGATTGACTCCCATCTACAGACTAACGTCCTTTGCATGAATATCTAGACGTCCGCATAACTGTCGCTGACCACAACACACCTGACCAGCAGCCTCCAACATTACTGATACCAATCCTGTAGCCCAGCTTCTTCGGCCAAGTAGTGACTAAATGCACCTTGTTTCCAGACTTCTCGACCTTTAGAATCCATCGTGGTTCTCTACAAACACCTGTAATCGCCGCAAACGTTATCATCTCAgcttccatcatcatatGGTTGGTGCCTAAGATGCTCGAAATTGAATTGAAAAGCAGTTGGCAGGCAGAGTTCCAAGCAAGCTTATATTATCGTAGTAAGTCCTGTAGTGCTGCTACAAATAATCCCCTTGCCTATAGCATAGACCATACAGAAGGTCAGCGGAGGCTCGACTTCCCCTCAACTCTGATGGCCATTGCCTTCCTTGTCTTTTCTGCCTACAAATCTTTTCGAAGCCATGCAGACCAGACACAGATAGTGAGTGACTGATTGATGTCTCTTCCGGCCTTAGgggcttcttctccacgTTGGTGCTCATTTGACCTCCCTGCACTAGACACTTTTTTTGACAGAAAACGTAAGATGGTCATGTCAAAGTCTTACATCGTTGGACTCTCGGCTGTTTTGAATCCCGGAACCGTTTTGAGGGCTGTTATGAGTAATATTCATGAGGTCGTCAGAAGCTTTGAACGAATTAAGTTCTGTCATCAACAATTATTGACCCCATTTTAGACAAAAAATGAATATGCCTTTTTGGAGCATGCTCAGATTGAAGTCACCCACCGACGACAAACATGTGCACTCCTCTCAAGACGATAGTTTGTTGCCTCTTAAACCTCGACCCAAGTCCAATCCAAATTGCGAGGACATACTCAAAGATGGAATCTGAACAAGCTATAGAGATGACAACAACACCTGCATTAGAACGTACAGTGCTTAACAAGTGAAGACAGTAAGTGTCCCTCGGCAAGAGCCGATATTAAACGAAGAGATGAGTAGTATGTAGGATTGGCTTGGTACCGTACCATCATTAGCAGGATTGTTGCTCCCgtaccatcatcatttcccCTTTTCTACGTAAAATCAGCAATTCACTACAAATATGCCCTTTTTGGGCTCCGATCTTCTGTTAGAACGATCATTTAAAACATTGACGACAGACAATGACTTTTACATAATGGTCTCAATTGAATAACCCGTCTAAAAAGTGACTGCAAATCATGGAACTAGAACAATGCGGACTGGAAAATTGAAGACTGTACTTAAATGTATATTGTTGTATGGGTTCTTGTGGGGAAGGATTGGCCAAGAAAAGATGCTAATTCAATAATATAGACAACGAAATCAGAACATAACGATTATGCGGATTAAAAACTACAGGGGGGTGTCAATGAAAACGGGAATTGGGTATCGAGGATGCAAATGAATGGATCTATTTCTTGACTTGCACCAGAAACCATGCCGGAATTACTGGACGTATCATGTGGTATGATTGATGAATCAGTGTGTGAGGGTGGTTGTACGCCTGCCGTTCAGTCAGCTGGTATGCTCCCCACTGTAGTCAATGGGGCAGAACTTACTCAATCACTGTCTGGTATATGAACTTGAATGACCAAAGATTGCCCTTTGTTCTTTTGATCTTGAGGATAAAAAGCCCGGGTaaattcttcatcttgcaCAACTCTACTGTAAATTTCACTTCGTCCCCGGCGTCCATTCTATTCAAAGCTTAGTTTATGTTCGCAACCACTGCAGATTATAAGTACCCACAATTCTTTGCCATATAATGGTTCAGGTTTGGATGCCATCGACGACTCAGGCAGCTCTAGATTTGGCGTGGATTGAGATGGTGGGTTGGGAACCTCATCACCAGTCCGAGTAAGTCGAGCAGGGTGAGCAGAGGATCGAGAACTTCCCCGACGGAGAAGACCCTTGATACCTGCGCTCGATCGGTTAGCCACAGCAGAGGGACTAGTAGGTCTAGGCAACCCTCGAGAGTCGGTCTAATGCCATTCGAGGTCAGCGGTCATTCACTGACGATAAAAAAGGCTCTTACCTTGCTGGCTGAAGCATTGTTCATAATCGAGAAAGGGCTCATACCCGACCCCGTACTAACGACGCTTCCCAAGCCGATCGAGGTGCCAgcggccttcttctttgctctcGTGCACCTCAATTTGAAATCACTCTCACGCTTCATCTCCACGCCCATACCGCGCAAGACCTGTATGACTTCCACAAAGACATCTTGCGGTGGCTTGGTGGAAAGCGCTGACTGATCAACCAGACCAGTGTGCACGCGAATTTTGGACTCGTCAAAAGTGAATGTTGAGGCTGATCGTGTACGGATAGTAGTGGGTGGAGACTGCTGTGTTGAAGAACCAATAGTAGGTGTGGTAGCAGCAGtcggacgaggaggagttATCATTACAGAGGGTGTCGTAGCAGTAGCACCGATGGGTTGTGGCAAAACAGGGGATTTGGTCGGAGTTGTCTTTGCGGCATTCTCCTGATCAGCGGTTGAGTCAattttctcttccgccTTGTCAGTGTTTTCCTGAGAAACCGTTGACGCTTGAGCAGATTCCTGTGTTTTGCTCGCAGGTGAGGCAACTTCACCAATTCGTACAAATGACGACTGGGAATCCGACTTGATGACCGGCGATTTGGGCTCGGGTAATGTCTCTTTTACAAATGTTTTGCGGCGGAACCAGTCCATGACTTTGGAAGCCCTGCTAGAAGATCCCCGGTAGCTAGGATAATGACCCTGCTGTGCAGCAAATGCTTCCAATGCGACCGCCGAGGGAGAGCTTTGGCTCAGTGCAGAGGCATCTGTCCCAACGACAGGACCAATGGAGATTCCCTGGGGAGGTTCGGTAGCAGGGTTCTTGACTAAATgaccagaagaagagagaccAGGAACGTTTACCGTTGTATCTTTCTGTTCGGATTGACTAGATGAAAAGAATCAGCCATGCTGGGAGTGAAAGACTGAAATGAGAACGTACGTGCTTAAGCCAATTTGAActgttttccttctcttatCCCTCAGAGAGGCAGTGCCACCAGTAATGGAAGATAACCTGTTCTCACCATTGGTGTCCTTGTCCATAAGAGGGGTTCCAGGAGTGGCGACCGCAGCAGAAGATGCCTTGCTATCCTTGCGACTGTCTTAATGTTAGAGGACACTTGTCATATTGAAATTACACAACTGCACTCACCTATGGAAACCAAACTGCAAAGTTCGTCTTCTCGACTTTTTGACACTGTCGCTCTCTGATACCGCCTGGCTCTGGCCTCCATGTTGCTGTAATTGATGTTGCAGTGCAAGAGCACTGGAACTGGCACTAGGAGGGgccatctttccttcaccGTGCACCGTTGTGTGAGCCTGCGAAGCATGACCCAGAAGTTTCGCCAGTCCGAATTTATCAAGCGACATGCCTTTCCGGTATCGATCCTTTTTCGGAAGTTTAGGGAGCCCAGTCGCAGTGAGCGAAGATTCTGGTCGGGAATCTGAAACAAAGCTGGGGCCCATTGGAGGGGGCATAGAACCATGTCTCTTCCGTTCGTTAACCAGAGAGGCCTTTGGAGTGGTAGCAACTGGGGGCGCCCGCATTTTTGCGCGAGGAGTGATATTGACAGGTTCCTGTTCAACAGATGTGGAAACCCGGGGAGTGGAGGGGGATGCCATTTCATCGATGGAAGCAGACCCATGCTCGACGAGAGCGGGCGACAACTTTTCCTGCGGTTCGAGGACCTGTGAAGAATCgtttgctgctgttgcggTACCGGATTCTGCGGGAGGGGCAAGAGGAATCGTTATCGGGACGATAGGAGGTATATCCATTGACTTCTCTCCGGGCTGCTGCGAGATACCATCGTTTGCCGGTTTGGGCTGTTCGCTGTCTGAAGAGCCTGACTCCATCTCAATATCAGTCGATTCTTCCCGTTTCACGTCAAGAAGCGAAGATGCGACCATCCCGGTGTCAGCAGTGCTTGTCGTTTCCATTGATCCATCTGCACGTCCATGGTTGGCATCAAAGGCTTCCTTCGCTCTGTCATGCAACCCTTCCCCGGCATGTTCCACTTGAATGGTGTTACGGTTCTTGTGATCTCGCATTGGTGGCGCTGCTTCCACCGAAGGCTGCATCACAGTCATTGCCGCAGGGGGCAGAGCGTCGGTGGGGGATTGCACTGGGACGGAGGATGGCGTCTCAACAGTCATGGCAGTAGGGGTACTGACGGACGTCGTAAACGAAAGGCGAGGAGCCATGGACTCAGACCGTGGGCGCGGGGACTCAGTAGTAGGGGAACGAATCTCAGTCGGTTGAGAGAGGGCAGTTGGGGGCGTAGCCGATCGCATAGTGAGCGCTACGTCATCTACTGACTCAGAGTGCTTAGCAATGATTTCGGGAAGTGGGGTGGACCCGGGCATAGCACTATGTGGTCGGCGACGGATTTGATCAAGTGCAGCTGCATTGATAATCGTGCCTGGAGCACTGCTCTGGCTTCGCTGCACATGGGCCCTCTCCTTCGTCTGTAAGGATTCGCGAGCTTGTGTCTGAACTCTGCGACGCTCTTGCAGTTCCTTTCTGGCTTGTCTACTTTTCCTATACATGGCATCCTGGAAGGCTGCCTCGCATTCCTCGACAGACTTATTGAACATGTCATGATAGGATTTGAGCCATGGATGTTTGACAATAACAGGTATCTTGATTCGATGCTCGGGGTGAAGGATAAGCATATGTTGGAGTAGGTTCTTGCCCAGTGGCGATACGTGATCCGGATAATGCAGTTCGGTATTCATGATATAGCGATAAAGCTCAACAACATTTCCGGCATCGGGGTTGTCAGGATCGTCGTCATAAGGAAGATATCCAGCAAGCATGGCGTAAAGGATGACTCCGCAGGACCAGATGTCGACCGCGGAACCATGGTAAGGTGTGTCCAGCACGACAAGTTCTGGCGCGGCGTAGCACGGACTTCCGCAACTGGTAGACATGAGATCCCCTTTGGACAAGTCAAATTGGTTTGCAAACCCGAAATCCGTAATGATAAGATTCCTGTTCTTGTCGAGTAATAAATTTTCCAACTTCAAGTCACGGTGGATGACACCTTTCTTGTGCAGGTAGTCCACGCCGGATATTAGTTGAGCAAAAATCCTTTGACCTTCTTTGTCCTTCAGGTACTCGTTGGCAAGGATGTACTCAAAAAGCTCCCCGCCTGAACTATATCAGTATAATGTAAAGATGCGAAGAACAAGCCTACCTCCAGCAAACTCCAACACAATACCGATATATTTGTGCGTATCAAGAACATCGAACATACGCACGATGTTTGGGTGTTTCAATGTCTGAAGAACAAGTCAGCCAACATACGGCCGTAAGGGTATGATTTGCGAGATATCGGGCTCACCTTTAAAACGTTGATTTCTCTTTCGACTTTGCTTGCATGAGCCTCTTCTTGAAGATCACCTCGCCTGATTAACTTGATTGCAACTTCCACGCCGTAGTCCGCATGAACACCTAGCTTGACTTTGCCGAATTCGCCTTCTCCCAATGTCTGTAGCACTATATACGGGCCCAAGCCGACCATGGCTCGCCGCGGGTACTCTTGTTTGAATGCGTACACTGAAGGGTGCAAGACATATTCATCTGTCAGCTCCTCAGGCCGCGGCGCCGAGGGCGAATTCAAAGTGGCAGCAGGATTGTGTGAACGGCGGTTAGCAGTACGCGTCTGCTGTTGGGGAACAGGAGCTTGTACCGGAGCGTACGAATGCATAGATGGGTCGGGAAGCGAAGTGGGGATCATGGGCATTGTAACGGACGAAGGAGGCGGCCGTGGTCGGGCGGATTTTGATTGACGAACGTCCGGCATGGCGAATGCGTTGTTTTCCGCTGATTGGGATGGCCCCGCCTGTGTGCCGTGGGATGCACCAGTGTGTGGGTTATGACCCGGCACGTGCGGGTAAAAGTCAGCCGGTGGCTGCTGGTAGTACACTTGAGGCTGCGCCATCGAGGGAACAGTATTTTCGGCAGAAACTGAAGCGTGTGGATAAGGCGCGTACGAATAAGAATGATGGTGGGCGGCGGGTGCTCTTTGCTGATGCATAGACGCGTTAGATTAATGCGGGAGGGGGACCAAGTCACCAGAGCTAATGGGAAAGCAGTTGTTCAGCTTGGACCCTCCGGTGTTTGACAGTGCGGTATCTTGCAACAGAACAAGACAGCGATGACCGTTtggggtgaagaagagcctACCGAAGGTGGcatgaaaggaaggagtAAGGATCGAATACGGGGAAGGGCTGTTGTGGAGACGATGCAAGACGAGGGCAGGACACTTGGTTGAAGCAGCAAACATCGACTTACAATGTGTTCCACGAGTCTCAACTAGCAATGACTTGAATGCACAGTGTCTGAAGAGCTTCTCGCACTTAGAGACACTGGTAAAAACGACGGTGGCGGCGTGtaaaaagaggaggagagggaggagaagagatggaaaagacaatggaatgggaaagagaaggagatgaggtggacgaggatTGGTCAGACACGATGGCGGATGTTAGATGTTGGAAGAGGTCCGTGTGCAACAACTAACAACAAACGCCTAGTCGCCTGAAACTCTGCACCCATAATTCCCTGATTGAGTAACTTTCCGGGCGGTTGAACCCCGACGCGTCAGTAACGGAAACACGCGTTTGGTGGGTTATTCAATATGGGTGTGTGGTCGCTGATAGGAAAGTGCATACATAGAGTTGTGGCAAGCATAAACACGGAAAGTATCAATCAAAATTCACAATTCAGAAAGATAGACGGATCATCTTTGGGCCTTGACACTCAACCCTGGATCAATACTATCGTGACCTAATATGAACCACGGAGCTATGGTCCACTCCTGTGTATCTTCTGCGATGCGCCACGCACCGACGACGCGACAGACAACGATGCAATCACTCCTGCTCTGCTGAATGACGATCATACCCGCCCACGCCGATCACGGTGGTCTTCGGTATCCGCTGTGTACTGTACGATTGTACAAGACCTTGTTGTACAGTTATTGGAGTATTATATCGCAACAACTTAGCGAGAGGAGTACTCACTCGTAGTACAACACCGGAGGAGTGCTAATAATAGTAGTCTTAGTTCTTAGTAGAAAAGCAGAAATAATGAACTTCCTTGCATCATCACCCTATACTGGCCGTGGTTACC
Proteins encoded in this region:
- a CDS encoding hypothetical protein (HMMPfam hit to Pkinase, Protein kinase domain, score: 291.7, E(): 1.2e-84), whose amino-acid sequence is MHQQRAPAAHHHSYSYAPYPHASVSAENTVPSMAQPQVYYQQPPADFYPHVPGHNPHTGASHGTQAGPSQSAENNAFAMPDVRQSKSARPRPPPSSVTMPMIPTSLPDPSMHSYAPVQAPVPQQQTRTANRRSHNPAATLNSPSAPRPEELTDEYVLHPSVYAFKQEYPRRAMVGLGPYIVLQTLGEGEFGKVKLGVHADYGVEVAIKLIRRGDLQEEAHASKVEREINVLKTLKHPNIVRMFDVLDTHKYIGIVLEFAGGGELFEYILANEYLKDKEGQRIFAQLISGVDYLHKKGVIHRDLKLENLLLDKNRNLIITDFGFANQFDLSKGDLMSTSCGSPCYAAPELVVLDTPYHGSAVDIWSCGVILYAMLAGYLPYDDDPDNPDAGNVVELYRYIMNTELHYPDHVSPLGKNLLQHMLILHPEHRIKIPVIVKHPWLKSYHDMFNKSVEECEAAFQDAMYRKSRQARKELQERRRVQTQARESLQTKERAHVQRSQSSAPGTIINAAALDQIRRRPHSAMPGSTPLPEIIAKHSESVDDVALTMRSATPPTALSQPTEIRSPTTESPRPRSESMAPRLSFTTSVSTPTAMTVETPSSVPVQSPTDALPPAAMTVMQPSVEAAPPMRDHKNRNTIQVEHAGEGLHDRAKEAFDANHGRADGSMETTSTADTGMVASSLLDVKREESTDIEMESGSSDSEQPKPANDGISQQPGEKSMDIPPIVPITIPLAPPAESGTATAANDSSQVLEPQEKLSPALVEHGSASIDEMASPSTPRVSTSVEQEPVNITPRAKMRAPPVATTPKASLVNERKRHGSMPPPMGPSFVSDSRPESSLTATGLPKLPKKDRYRKGMSLDKFGLAKLLGHASQAHTTVHGEGKMAPPSASSSALALQHQLQQHGGQSQAVSESDSVKKSRRRTLQFGFHSRKDSKASSAAVATPGTPLMDKDTNGENRLSSITGGTASLRDKRRKTVQIGLSTQSEQKDTTVNVPGLSSSGHLVKNPATEPPQGISIGPVVGTDASALSQSSPSAVALEAFAAQQGHYPSYRGSSSRASKVMDWFRRKTFVKETLPEPKSPVIKSDSQSSFVRIGEVASPASKTQESAQASTVSQENTDKAEEKIDSTADQENAAKTTPTKSPVLPQPIGATATTPSVMITPPRPTAATTPTIGSSTQQSPPTTIRTRSASTFTFDESKIRVHTGLVDQSALSTKPPQDVFVEVIQVLRGMGVEMKRESDFKLRCTRAKKKAAGTSIGLGSVVSTGSGMSPFSIMNNASASKTDSRGLPRPTSPSAVANRSSAGIKGLLRRGSSRSSAHPARLTRTGDEVPNPPSQSTPNLELPESSMASKPEPLYGKELMDAGDEVKFTVELCKMKNLPGLFILKIKRTKGNLWSFKFIYQTVIERTTTLTH